The following is a genomic window from Penaeus vannamei isolate JL-2024 chromosome 27, ASM4276789v1, whole genome shotgun sequence.
TGCGCTCGCTCATTATCCCGCGCTCTACTTTtcgcaagaaaataaacaaaaagaatgtgAGAAAATGCAGGCGTTCCGCCGCTAATGAGGCAATGACAGTACCCCTTCCCTCTGCAGCTCTGCAAAGGCTTGAAAAAGCAATCCCTGACAACAATCAGAATACACCGATAAACCCCTCATTAGAACACTTGGTAGGAATTTTCTTCAAAACAAATCAGCAAGATTATGCAAAATCTCTCTTGGAATTTTACCGTAAGCAGTCTTTAATTCGGTGGGACGAATTAGGTCAGATACAATCTCCTATAACAGGGTTAAATATACTCGATGTTATCAAGTATTTTGCATCCTCATCATCGCACTCGTTTTCTGTAAAAGAAAAGGAACTTTTGAAAATATTACATAACTTTGCGCCATTACCATATGATTATATGCGCAGTCCGGCAGCTAGGCGGTATCTCACAGGTGTTCATAAGGCAGGTGGGAATGTAAAAGTTAAGCCAATGTCCGCCCTTATGTCTGCACAGAGTAAGATGCGTTGGAACCCCTATTAACGGCCTCGAGAGAGGATAAAACCGGCGATTCTATAATCAGAAGCGTGTGTATGTAAGAcgcaataacaacataaacatgAGTGAGAACGGAGAACTCTTCAGCAACGCGTCCTCGCGCGCGAGCACAAGCAGTGCgtccaacaacagcaacaccagcagCGACGATGAAGAAAATGTATCATTCAAAGTTCTAGGTGGTGAGCTTCGAAGAGAGGTGATAAAATTTTATCGAGCTCAGTACAAACACGATATTGTTGTGTCATTGTGGGAGACATACCGAGCCTTTCTTGCAAACCACTCTGAACAAGTCTACCAACAAGAAGTTGATGATGCTGTAGAAAATTTAAAGCATGCCCCGCAGGAAGAAGCATTACGCACGATTTCAAAATATCGCAGACTCGCCAGTTTATACAATCAACAGTCTATTGCCTTTGAAATGGGCTATCGATTGTGTACAAAGCTGCGCAGATGATTGTAACGCATTAAGTGGGCGGGGTGCTGGCATGCATGAGCGAGTAACGACAGGACACTATGGGTATAAAGCAAGGATACGAGCGGTGATGAGTTATACTACTGCCTCGATTGTGCAAGAAGATGGCCGAGGAAGTGTCTCCACGTCAGCGCCCTGCTACTGTTGTTGCCGTTCCTCAATTTGTCAGGCGCTACAGAGAGATGATTaatgaagagatggaggaagaagaacgacCGCTAATGGAAGCCCCCTCTGTCAGTGCGAGGTCACCTCGCGAGGATTATCTCCCGAATTATCTATACCCCCTGTTGATTAGAAAAGGAGGTATTCTCCAGCATGAGCTGTGTAAAGACACCGCCGTATGCGTCATTGCTAATGCATGTGGAAAGACTGCTTACGCTACATCGGGCATATTGGAAAAAGAATATGCATATGCTGATTACTACAGATCAAAAAGGCGGTTATTTTCTACCTCAAGGGCTATTGTAGCTGACAGATGTGCTACCGGGGTCGTTAGTGTGAAACAGGGAGATGGGCCTGTAATTATCTATCTCGTTGCCCACTTTGGTCCCGGGAGAGCCCtggaaaataatgaaattgcCATGAAACAATTAAAGTCGAGTATGGATAGACATTATGTTGATGGATTGGCGTGTGACGGATCGGAAAACCGACTAAGAAATTTGGGTGAATGTCTCGATTCATTGTTTAATCAGCTTCAAGAGTTGAATATTGGGGAGATCTTATTTCCAGTTGAAGTGGAAGGAGGCAGTTGGAGCCATGCATACATTGAGCTTTTACAAGACTTTGCAGCGCGGTGTATGCCTTTGAAGATATCTGTTTCGCTGCTGTGCGCGAGTCCTCTCCTTTTGCCTGAGCCGAACATTAGAAACAAACGACCCaggtataatgaagatgatgcggAGGATGGTGAAATTACCTGCGAACAGCGGCGGACATCGAAGCTACCGAGGCAGCTGGaaaatgatcattaatatctCATGTTCTCCAGTAGCATTTGTActtgtttgatttatatatatatatgatatctttaATAAAATAAGGTTATGAATTACTCCTTAAGTCTTATTATCCTTTACATCTTTGTTATAAAGGGTGAAATTATTGATGCAACTCTCAGTCTGTCATCAACTTCCACCATGGAGACTGACAATCAGTACATATACATTACCAGTACTGCATCGAAAGATGTTTTCCCGCACAACACTTCTTATGCGTTTGAAAACGTCATTTCGCCGCTAATGTTGGATCCTTCCATGGATTATGAGGTGGCGCTGGTTAATTTTTTGCATCCCAAAAATTACTACAGCATCatagcaaatgataatgattttagtattCAGTTTATTAGTGTTTGTGATAACAGTGCTCACCCAATTATGATTGACATGTTTAAGTACGTCCCGAAATTTAGCATGCTAGGTCATGCGAGAGAACCAAAAATTATGATAGATATGATTAATAAAGATATAACGGAACAAATTGCGCCGATATTAGGCGTGGATGCAATTCAAAAATATATGCCACAGGGGAGACTTCTTATCTATGACTGGGAAACAGAGCGCGTTCGCGTAGAAATTATCGTTCACGCGGTTGGCGATGGGAGGGAAGCACGCTGTCATCCCGATATGGCTGTTCGCTTCTCGCCTCGTCTGGCGCACATATTAGGGTttagcgaaaaaaaaatatatcgctaTTATGTACCTCGCACAGTGTCTGTTGATTATAAATGGTTATTATATAATCAGAATGTAAGTATGAGGCCTCCGAGAAACGATGGCGGTGTGgactttatttatgtgtattcagACATTGTTGTTCCTTGTCGATTTGCAGGACAGCAGGTAAACATCTTAGACGCATTTGCTTTGCAAGGTTCGAGTACAAAGGGGTATACACCCACGCTTTATAAACAGCTCTTAAATAAGACATTAAATTCTGTGGGGGTGCGCATTACAGATCAGAATGGTTATCCAATAGTTTTCGAGGAAGGACGTTCTATTACGCTTATATTGCACATAAGATCTCGGTAAAGGCTGCCCGTATATAAAGACAGCACATGCATATCTTTGCTTATTTTACATTAGAACGTCGTCCTGGTGTGTTTGCTTTATGCATATCGAAGATAGACACCATTTTGATTTCCGCCATGTATGTAAGAGCGCCCTTTGTCCCCCCCACCACCGAGGAATTCATGGTAATATTTGAACAACCGGAATCGCAGATTAAACAGTTtcgaggagggggcgtgggggacaTTAGCGTATATAAGTCTTATGACCATTACAGAAGAGGCGCcggattattatcttttctcgGAAATATTGGCAAGAGattaattccatttgtttctAAGCTTGTTAAACCAGCATTACTCGATTTTGGATCTGGTGTTATTGATGATATGAGACAGGGGAATACTAACTTGAGGTCTTCTatgaaaaagagaggagtggaggctgTCAAACACATTGGCGCGAGagcaatgagagggggaggaggaggggtgcgtagaaaacgaaaaagagtgaaaagattAACGATCCGACCAAGTTGTTCAGCCTATAAAAAAGATGTTTTTTCTTTGGCTTAGTCAGTTACGGTCTCGCCTTGTCGCTGTGCGCAATAATAATATAGAGATACAgattgtgatattattattgttattgttattcatattatcaatcaTGAATCAGTACAAGACGCCATTGTCGTCTTATGTGGCCGGGGTAAGCGATATGTTTCCCAGGTCGAATAGGCTACGTATGGTTGAATCAGGGATTGAAGACAGATGTGAAGTCGACGTCCTGCCTTTTAATGCAGGGATAAATGGGTCTGTTACAGATAATTATGCAGAATTTAGATGGCCCGCCGGGCAGAATTGTTATATCGACCTGTCAAGATTGGTTCTGGAGATTAAGGGTAATCTGAAGAAAGGAGATGGCACCTCGCTGGGTGAAGCTGATCATGCTGTGTTGTGCAACTCTGCTATGCACTCGCTAATTAAATCTGTATCGGTTTATTTTAACGGTCAACAAGTAGAACAAAATCCTCTGTATAACTTTTCGTCCTATGTTCGCTTAGAAACGGGTATGTCTCCTTCGCTGAAAAAAACTTTAGGAAGaaatatgtattattatgatagttcTAGCATACCGAGGACCtacaataaagaaatatttaCGAATGCTAGCACGCAAGAGAAATCTGCTATGAGCGAGGTTAAGACTCACGGATTTCATTTTATGGCTCCGTTATTGTTAGATATAGCATCAATGGATATGTATCTTTTAGACAATGTGTCTATGAGAATACGACTGGAATTTGCCTCTGACAAGTTTGTTATTAACGCCGAACCGGAAGCGAGTAGTTCGAATCCTAAGGTGGAGATAGAAACTTGTAAATTGCATTTAACCACACTAAAACCCCGGGATTCAGCAAGGGAGGCTCTTAACAAATCTTTGCTTCGTAGTCCTCTTAGCTATATATTCAATAAAACGCTATACAAAACTTATGTCATGGCAAGTAACCAAACCCAGCTGAGCATTGATATGCCCTGGGGATCAACGATTCCCGAAAAGTTAGCTCTTTTTATGGTGGACATGAAAGCATATGCAGGAAATTACAGCGAAAATCCATTGCACTTTGGTCATAATCATTTGAGCAAGCTTTCggttattgttaataacaactCTGTGTACAATATAAGTACGAGTTTTCCGAGTCGTTGCTCAGATTTGTATTATCACTCGCTGAATGCGTTGGGGTTGGAAAAAGAACATTCACTCGACAGAGATGGATTTGTGAATGGAAAAATGGTAGCAGTTTTGGATTTGCAACCAGAAAAGCTACAAGACGCAATTGCTATTGAAAACTCTGGAAGCCTTAGGATTGCCGTTGAATTGTCACAACCTCACGACTcgaacattgttttatttttggtagGCGATACACAGGGTGTGATGTATGTTGATAGTGATCGAAGGGTAGTTACAGATATTCGCGCATAATGAATTGTGGTGAGGTTGCAGACGTTTGTAGACAGTTTCTCAGAGGTGGATATGTGTTGCGAGGGTGTTTCTTGGCCGATCAACTGCCCATTAGAAAAGATCGTACAACATATAATGAATTTTTTGTGGTTAACATACTTACCTCTCGGCACAGACCAACATTAATGGGTCATTATGTATTAGTAGTTGTTGGGAAATATTGTATTGCCTACTTTGATTCCTACGGAATCAAGCCTCATATTTATTCTCCTTGGTTGCAAAGATTTATCGACCAGTATTATGATAAGAGCTTCCTTGACATTGGTAGACATTTGCAAAGCATTGATAGTTTAACATGCGGTGCCTATGCGATCTTTATCATGTACCATATTAATTTGCATGGAATAGATTATATTGTTAATTTTCTGCGCTTTTATTTTTCACAGAATGATTTTAGATATAATGACAGAAAAGTTATTAGATTTTTGTATAGAAACTTTAAAATGCCTCGGTGTGAAAGGTTGTTTTGTAACGAATCACTCAGTAAAAAGGAATGTGAGCGAATGTTTTGCGGAATAGGTAATTAAGTACagacctcaccccttcacccctccccctcgtgtTTTAAGAGGTTGGGATTGGTGGGATGGTCTGCTGGTTCTCAGATCTTGTCGTATAAAAGGCGTTCGATTCTGAAGGGTGATACAGTGTTTTTCTTAAGCATACCAAGATGAACTCAACCTTTATGAAGAACACCTCGCTGCCAGGTAaaacatttctttgtttttctcgtaAAAACTCGGTGTTTGACTTGTATTATAACTATGAACATTTTTTgatattttgtgttgttttttagaTGTTGAAGGGTAATTCATTGGTGTTTTTTATTTGCAGGTGTTGCTGTTGGAAGTACAATAGCAATTTTTCATTGGGATGGGTCTGCTAACGAATACACCTTTTACAAAGGTGAGTCTCTGAAAACTTGAACTTTTTTAACTTTAtcagatatatgtattttcatttgtgtACTGTTGCCATTGTAAATCTCGATGTGTTAATATGTTTCTCTGTTGTAGTCATTGCAAATCCTAGTGTGTTCATGTGTTACTTTCTGTTGCAGCTTTTGAGGATGGTGCCGATGCATGCGTCATTGTTTTACATAAGCAGAGTGTGCGGTCGCAGTCGGTATTATccccgagaaaaagaagaagagtctCTCCAGTGGAAGCCAGCACCTCCGGGACGACAGCGGAGAGAGCTGACACTTTCGCGGAACCGAAGGAGGCAGCAGACGCGTCATTACCCATGTGTCACTGTGTGACGTCTTGTTGTATATCGCCTGTGTGGGATGAACCCTCACCTTCCAGCCCTCAAGATGCCGCTTTCGGGGAACCTGAAGAGAACCGCGATGTGTC
Proteins encoded in this region:
- the LOC138866890 gene encoding uncharacterized protein encodes the protein MFFLWLSQLRSRLVAVRNNNIEIQIVILLLLLLFILSIMNQYKTPLSSYVAGVSDMFPRSNRLRMVESGIEDRCEVDVLPFNAGINGSVTDNYAEFRWPAGQNCYIDLSRLVLEIKGNLKKGDGTSLGEADHAVLCNSAMHSLIKSVSVYFNGQQVEQNPLYNFSSYVRLETGMSPSLKKTLGRNMYYYDSSSIPRTYNKEIFTNASTQEKSAMSEVKTHGFHFMAPLLLDIASMDMYLLDNVSMRIRLEFASDKFVINAEPEASSSNPKVEIETCKLHLTTLKPRDSAREALNKSLLRSPLSYIFNKTLYKTYVMASNQTQLSIDMPWGSTIPEKLALFMVDMKAYAGNYSENPLHFGHNHLSKLSVIVNNNSVYNISTSFPSRCSDLYYHSLNALGLEKEHSLDRDGFVNGKMVAVLDLQPEKLQDAIAIENSGSLRIAVELSQPHDSNIVLFLVGDTQGVMYVDSDRRVVTDIRA